One genomic window of Hemitrygon akajei chromosome 1, sHemAka1.3, whole genome shotgun sequence includes the following:
- the LOC140733006 gene encoding neural cell adhesion molecule 1-like translates to MERGRERKTVFLRLTVCIILQCLVNCVTGSEKLTITPPNGKVELGESRTFICKVEKGDADSILWYDIDDEEVEETDHIRIEGNEYQSQLKIINADPEVNGIYRCMASLDNGEDLRKSITISVIQDPKFANTPPVQEFEEGSDAAVLCHVVGIPDPIVSWEYHQEIVQSERYSILSDGTLVIKHIQASDAGTYQCIGSIRERSVRTPWPITVKVKYIPTFESSEPQVLYSWLGNPVNISCTVRGYPEPNITWSWNSLDLGDIGDISKHSTDIRSVLQVRVSSPEEFSEYRCTATNAQGSASHTVQLREGGFPGIPRQLRAEPHSTTVRVAFDPPGEDSGIPVLGYWLEWRQNSSWEWNRTRIDNEYYLVTGLQPYTPYQFRVSAINGRGDGNYSDIVSARTLSSREPDRPRVSTRNESTGNDIRIFFKDVENGGSPVLRHLIRYKEVEADEWCNVTVNDSSSDSYLLKNLNWGSVYELEIEAENRNGRSVTTYLNVSIPPRPPAAAVGQKPRVGTAGVVGIILVIFVVLLLLVDIVCYRTRRCGILMCLSASLLERSDIERKGLDREADESSDRTTSFTDRCPPLPTVSKHC, encoded by the exons GTTCAGAGAAGCTGACCATCACTCCACCAAATGGGAAAGTCGAACTGGGAGAGAGCAGGACTTTCATCTGCAAAG TGGAAAAGGGAGATGCTGACTCCATTCTCTGGTACGACATTGATGACGAAGAGGTGGAGGAAACTGACCACATCCGGATTGAAGGGAATGAATACCAATCCCAGCTGAAGATCATCAATGCCGACCCGGAGGTGAATGGGATATATCGGTGCATGGCCAGTCTGGATAATGGCGAAGATCTGcggaaatccatcaccatcagcgTTATAC AGGACCCCAAGTTCGCAAATACACCCCCCGTCCAGGAGTTTGAAGAGGGATCAGATGCGGCTGTTCTTTGCCATGTTGTTGGCATTCCGGATCCCATTGTGTCCTGGGAATATCATCAGGAGATTGTCCAGTCAG AGCGTTACAGTATCCTGTCCGATGGGACTCTGGTGATCAAACACATCCAGGCGTCAGATgcaggaacgtaccagtgcattGGATCCATCAGAGAGAGATCAGTGAGGACACCTTGGCCAATCACAGTCAAAGTCAAGT ACATCCCCACATTTGAATCTTCTGAACCGCAGGTCCTGTACAGCTGGTTAGGAAACCCCGTCAACATCTCCTGCACCGTCCGGGGTTATCCCGAGCCAAACATCACCTGGAGCTGGAACAGTTTGGATCTCGGGGACATTGGGGATATCTCCAAACACTCAACAGACATCAGGAGTGTCCTGCAG GTGAGGGTGAGCTCCCCAGAGGAATTCTCAGAGTACCGGTGCACGGCAACCAACGCTCAGGGCTCGGCTTCTCACACCGTGCAGCtgagggagggag GGTTTCCGGGCATCCCGCGGCAGCTGAGGGCGGAGCCGCACTCCACCACTGTCCGGGTGGCCTTCGACCCGCCCGGGGAGGACAGCGGCATCCCCGTCCTGGGATACTGGCTGGAGTGGAGGCAGAACTCCAGCTGGGAATGGAACCGGACGCGAATCGACAATG AATACTACCTCGTCACTGGATTGCAGCCCTACACTCCGTACCAGTTCCGTGTGTCCGCCATCAACGGCAGAGGCGACGGCAATTATTCCGACATCGTTTCCGCCAGAACGCTCTCGAGCC GGGAACCAGACAGGCCCAGAGTCTCCACCAGGAACGAAAGCACAGGCAACGATATCCGGATATTCTTCAAGGACGTGGAGAATGGAGGCAGCCCAGTTCTACGGCACCTCATCAGATACAAGGAA GTTGAAGCTGATGAATGGTGCAATGTAACAGTGAATGATTCCAGTTCCGACTCCTACCTCCTGAAAAATCTGAACTGGGGCTCAGTCTATGAGTTAGAGATCGAGGCAGAAAACAGAAATGGTCGTTCGGTGACCACCTACCtgaatgtctccattcctccgaGACCGCCCGCTGCTGCTGTCG GACAAAAACCGAGGGTTGGCACGGCTGGTGTGGTTGGCATCATTCTGGTGATCTTTGTGGTGCTGCTGCTGCTGGTGGACATCGTGTGCTACCGTACCCGCCGCTGTGGCATCCTCATGTGCCTGTCCGCCAGCCTGCTGGAGCGAAGCGACATCGAACGCAAGGGCCTGGACCGCGAGGCCGATGAGTCCAGTGACAG GACGACCTCCTTCACCGACCGGTGCCCACCACTGCCGACGGTCTCGAAGCACTGCTAA